From Sparus aurata chromosome 9, fSpaAur1.1, whole genome shotgun sequence, a single genomic window includes:
- the LOC115587881 gene encoding proline-rich protein 9-like isoform X1 produces MALKVHTETLGNTKEGHGLEECLGECLEECQEECLGECPEECLEEFLEECLGECQEECQEECLEEILEEILEYQGVGGVDVTRVLRFKAAPAAAPLNR; encoded by the exons ATG GCACTCAAGGTACATACGGAAACCCTTGGCAATACCAAGGAGGGCCATGGTCTGGAGGAATGCCTGGGGGAATGCCTGGAGGAATGCCAGGAGGAATGCCTGGGGGAATGCCCGGAGGAATGCCTGGAGGAATTCCTGGAGGAATGCCTGGGGGAATGCCAGGAGGAATGCCAGGAGGAATGCCTGGAGGAAATCCTGGAGGAAATCCTGGAGTACCAAGGGGTTGGGGGTGTTGATGTCACCAGGGTGCTGAGGTTTAAAG cagctcctgcagcagcacctCTGAACAGATAA
- the LOC115587881 gene encoding proline-rich protein 9-like isoform X2 — protein sequence MALKVHTETLGNTKEGHGLEECLGECLEECQEECLGECPEECLEEFLEECLGECQEECQEECLEEILEEILEYQGVGGVDVTRVLRFKAPAAAPLNR from the exons ATG GCACTCAAGGTACATACGGAAACCCTTGGCAATACCAAGGAGGGCCATGGTCTGGAGGAATGCCTGGGGGAATGCCTGGAGGAATGCCAGGAGGAATGCCTGGGGGAATGCCCGGAGGAATGCCTGGAGGAATTCCTGGAGGAATGCCTGGGGGAATGCCAGGAGGAATGCCAGGAGGAATGCCTGGAGGAAATCCTGGAGGAAATCCTGGAGTACCAAGGGGTTGGGGGTGTTGATGTCACCAGGGTGCTGAGGTTTAAAG ctcctgcagcagcacctCTGAACAGATAA
- the LOC115588737 gene encoding foot protein 1 variant 2-like, giving the protein MLAGTSRNIRIPVANAWRTKAWRTNACRTSAWRANARRANARRANARRANAWRANARRANAWRANAWRANARRTNAWRANAWRANARRTNAWRANARRANARRTNAWRANARRTNAWRANAWRANARRTNAWRANARRTNARRTNARRTNVRMANAWGTNARRANAWRTNAWRTNARMANACRTNARMANACWTNAWRTNARMADACRTNARIANACRTNARMADAWRANARIADACRTNARIANARIANACRTNARMDNRMGVLMSLGS; this is encoded by the exons ATGCTGGCTGG GACATCAAGGAACATACGGATACCAGTGGCCAACGCCTGGAGGACCAAAGCCTGGAGGACCAACGCCTGTAGGACCAGTGCCTGGAGGGCCAACGCCAGGAGGGCCAATGCCAGGAGGGCCAACGCCAGGAGGGCCAACGCCTGGAGGGCCAACGCCAGGAGGGCCAATGCCTGGAGGGCCAACGCCTGGAGGGCCAATGCCAGGAGGACCAATGCCTGGAGGGCCAATGCCTGGAGGGCCAATGCCAGGAGGACCAATGCCTGGAGGGCCAACGCCAGGAGGGCCAACGCCAGGAGGACCAACGCCTGGAGGGCCAATGCCAGGAGGACCAATGCCTGGAGGGCCAATGCCTGGAGGGCCAATGCCAGGAGGACCAATGCCTGGAGGGCCAACGCCAGGAGGACCAACGCCAGGAGGACCAACGCCAGGAGGACCAATGTCAGGATGGCCAATGCCTGGGGGACCAATGCCAGGAGGGCCAATGCCTGGAGGACCAATGCCTGGAGGACCAATGCCAGGATGGCCAATGCCTGTAGGACCAATGCCAGGATGGCCAATGCCTGTTGGACCAATGCCTGGAGGACCAATGCCAGGATGGCCGATGCCTGTAGGACCAATGCCAGGATTGCCAATGCCTGTAGGACCAATGCCAGGATGGCCGATGCCTGGAGGGCCAATGCCAGGATTGCCGATGCCTGTAGGACCAATGCCAGGATTGCCAATGCCAGGATTGCTAATGCCTGTAGGACCAATGCCAGGATGGACAATAGAATGGGAGTTTTGATGTCACTAGGGTCCTGA